The Laspinema palackyanum D2c genome includes the window GACCGCCGCTCAATCCCGCGCTTTCTCCGGGAACCCTTACAAGGGGCGATGCGCGTAGTCATCACCGAGGCCGACCTCAACCGCGCCTTGCGATCGCCCGCTGCCGCTGAACCCCTGCGAGAACTCGGCATCGGGATCACCCGCACCAATGACCCGGAGGCCCAAAGGGACCCCCAACGCTTTCAAATTGTCAACCCCGAGGTGGAATTTTTAGCCAATAATCGAGTGCGCTTCCAGTTAGAAATTGCCGATCGCCGGGATAATGAATCCGTGCAAATCGTTGTAGAGACCGGATTAGCCTCAATTAATGGGGCAAGAATCCAAGCCATCAACCCGACCATCTGGATTAACAATGAAGAGGCCCCTCCTCAGTTGATTACAATTTTCTCCCGAATCCTCGATCGCGCCCTAGACCTCAGAAAATATGAAGACCGAGGATTATTTGCCCGGTTTTTAAAATTTGAACTGAGTCCCGATCTCCTAGAAGTTGCCGCCTTTATTCGCATCGATCAGCCCGATGCGTTGTCGGTCTTGACTCGCGAGTAAGTTTTCGGGAAATTTAGCCGATTCCCTTGTAGTTTCTTGCCAAGGTCTACCGCCATCTTTAATTTTTTAATAAAGATGTAGCTATTTGTTCTTAAGGCATTGGCGATCGCCAATTAACCCGATGAGCGGCTCAGGGCTGGGAAGAATTCAGGGATGAGAACAGGTGATCCCCCGTACTGGATACCAAGGGAACCCTCAGAGGACTGAAACATCCGCTCAGTTCAAAACCCCAAAATCCGCCTTTCTTATTAGTGAATATTGTTTAACCGTTGAGGAGAACTTTTGATATGCAAAATGGACAAACTCGCCGCATTCCCCTGGGTGTTATTGCCACCCTCTGTGCTGTCGTTGTCGCCGCAGGAGGTGGAACCGCTTGGTGGGCCGTGAATTCTCAAAAGGATCTCACTCTCAATGGCATGAATCCCGTTCCCACCCAACCCAGGGACCCCGGGGTAAATATCCCAGTCACCCAGGATCCGAATTTAACTCCTCCCACAGCGCTCAATCCCATCGAGCAATCGGTGCAAATTTATGTGGTCCAAGATAACGGGACCCAATTTGAATTGGCCTCTGTCCCGGTCTCCGTGCAGGCAACGGAAGAACCCGAGGCGGTGTTAAAAGCTGCCTTTGATCGCTTGGTCACTCAACCGCCCAATGGCGCTGGCTTTAGCGCAATTCCCCCGGGTACCCAAGTGCTGAATGTAGAGGTCAAGGAGAATGGCATCTATGTTAACCTCTCCCCTGAATTTACCTCCGGGGGTGGCAGTAGCTCGATGACGGCTAGATTAGGGCAGGTAGTTTATACGGCGACCACCTTGGATCCGAATGCCTCGGTCTGGATTTCCGTAGACGGGGAACCGTTGGAAGTCTTGGGGGGTGAAGGGTTAGATATTCCTCTGCCGATTACCCGCACTATTTTTGAGTCCGAGTTTCCGCTGTAATTTATTGTCCTTGTCAACAGCATGGACCCCCCAAGTCTCCTCAATTCACAGGGGCTTGGGGGGTCAATTTGTAGGGGATAAAACCTACATTCCCCAGGTTAGATCGCGCTCTAACGGATTAAGGGTTTTAACGCCCTAACGCTTATGGAGTCAAAACTTCAGGCTTCAAAAACCTAAAAATATATTGAGAATAAAGATAGAGCTGCGGAATGGGAGTTTAAAACAAATAGACCTCTCCAGGGTCAGAGCCAAAGATCCAACCTGGAGCGGCGATCGCCATGCTGTCACCGATCCCAGTCACTGCAGCGCCAAACCCTTCGGTTCGCTCTGGAAAAGGATTTCTGAACGTGGTGACCAGTTCCCCAGTAGTGCCATCAAACAGATAGGCGGATCCCTCGTTCGTGGTACTTGGATTAACTCCAGGAGCGCCAATCAGGAAATTATCTGCGATCGCCGCTACGGAAGTCCCAAACCCCTCGTAGCTTTCTGATGAGGGGTTAGAAAAGCTCAGGAGCATCTCCCCGGTACTGCCATCGATTAAATAGGCTGCTCCCGAAAACAAATCAGCTCCCTCCGCACCTACTAAAATCCTGTTACCCACTGGTGCTAAAGAGACACCAAAGGCATCACTCTGATTGGGAGCCGGACTGTTAAAGGTTTGGAGCAATGCTCCCGTTGCCGGATCCAAGAGATAGACCCGACCGGAATTAAAGCCATTCCCATCATCAAACGGTGCAGCAATTAAAGCATTATTACCCAGTGCTGCCACTTCCTGACCAAATCCATCTAAACTATAAGGCTCTGGATTTAAGAAAGTTTGGAGGAGATTACCACTGGGATCGAATAGATACGCGGCACCACTTCCGGATTGATTACCACTGGCAACCCCACCGTCACCAATCAATAGATTATTGCCTATAAACGCCACAGAGAACCCAAAGGAATCCCCAGGATTCGGAGATGGCGATCGCAGGGTTTGCACCACTGCTCCTGTATCCACGTCAAACAGGTAAGCAATTCCTGAACCTAGACCACCCGTTGCATCCCTGGGGGCCCCAATGAGTACAAGGTTACCCTGGGCTGCAATCGAGATTCCGAAGCGATCCCCCACGCTAGAAGTCGGACTGTTGAAGGTTTGTAACAGTTCTCCTGTGGTTCCATCAAACCAATAAACCACCCCAGGAACAGCATTCGGGCTATTCTTGCCCGGTGCGCCAATGAAAAGGTTCTGACCCAATGGGACCAGTTCTGCACCAAAATTATCCCCTGGGGTGGGGTTAGGGTTCCGAAAGGTCAATTTCGGTAACTGGGTATCGTCATCAATAATGTCTAGAACGGCTGTATTTTGAATTCCGATGACTGCTTCGCCCGTGGGATTAAGTAACGTTAAATAAAGGCTTTCAGTCGATTCTAATTGCGGATCGTTAACAATGGGAATTGTCACCGTTTTCTGGGTTTCTCCCGGTGCAAAATTAATTAAGACAGGCGTATTGTCGTAATCCTCTAGGGCGATCGCCTCATTACTAGACGCGGAAATCGTCACCCCTACGGTTCCCTCCCCACCATTGCGGGTTACTGTCACTGCCGCTTCAGTCGTGCCATCCTCATTAACGCTAAAATTGCTGTCGCTAAAATTTAGGGTTGCCAAATTGATAAAATCTTCTGCATCCAGAGTGCCGAGGTCAACAGACTGCAATACGGCTAAAAACTGCCCATTGGATTTATCTCGAAGCAGGACATCTGAACTATTATTTTCCGTTCCTTGAATCAATTCAAGGTCAGTAAATGTTAGACCTTCAATGAGAGCAATTTTATCGATACCATCGGTAAAATCTGTAATCACATCGGCAGAGGCGATCGCTGTCCCACCCAGATTTTTTCTTAGGAAAAAGGTATCATTGCCTTCAGCGCCGGTTAACGTATCGATCCCAATATCCCCATAAAGGCGATCGTCGCCTAATCCTCCCATCACTAAGTCATTGTCTTTACCCCCGCGTAGGATATCATTTCCAGCACCACCGATTACCGTATCATTTCCTCGGTTGCCATTTAGTTCATCTGCACCTTCACCCCCATCCAAACTATCTTCACCCGCCAGTCCTAACAGGGTGTCATTACCCAGTTCGCCCCCTAGGAAATCACTGCCATCACCCCCAAAATTGGCTTCAGGTCCTTGATCTCCAATCAGAAAATCGTTGCCATCTCCTCCGAACAACGTATCATTACCCAGATCGCCGAAACAGGTATCGTCTCCCAGGGTTCCAAAGAGGCGATCGCCGTCTTTGCCTCCGCGCACAATATCATTGCCATTTCCGCCAAAAACTGTATCGTTTCCCTGATTTCCATTCAGGCGATCGTCCCCGTCAAAACCTTCGAGGATGTCATCTCCAGAAAACCCCAAAATAGAGTCAATTTCTGGGGTTCCTGTCAAGGTATCATTTTTGTCACTGCCCAATAGAGGAGCCATATTTTAATTTCATAGGTTTGCGCATTAATTTAGCGATCAGCTAGACTGTTGATTTTTCCGGTCAAATGATAAAAATCTTAAACCAACATTCCGTAGGTTAAGTTAAAGAAGTAAATAATATTTCCGGCAGGAGGCTCCCACAACCTGAAGTATCCATTGCCGTTCCTCGGTTAAATCGGTAATTTGTTGACATCCATTAAGGGTCAGGAGATGAATCGATTAAAAGCATTGGAAAACCCATCTTAAAGTTGGAGTGGCGGTGGGGTTACCCAATTGGTTATTAATCGACTTTTTGGCCTGTGCTAGTGCTGACGTTGTGTAAGATTTCTGCGTTAACTCCTTCTTTTTCCGCAGCAGCTAGGGCAATTTAAACAAACAGTTGAGTCAGTCCCGCTTTATAGAGGACGTCGAGAACTCTCCCAAGTCGGTCATCATTGAGATGCTCTGGAGTGATCTCTTCGTACAAGAGGTGTTCTGTCGCTTTTCCCTCGAAGAACTTCTCAAATAGGTACAACGGAGCGCTCACCAAGCCTAACCCGTTGATAATCATGGCTTTGATTATGATTCCGGCACTCACGAGTTCTAGGGGGTGGCTCCCTAGCACCTGATTGATGATTTCTACCAGTCCAACCCGATGTAGGATGCCTGCTACTATGCCCAAGTGGTTAATATCTGGTCCTCTAACGGAAGATGCTATACCTGTCATACTTTTAAAAGTATTCGCCCTGTGCTATTTTACCTGCGGAATGTAGGTTTCATCCGGATTCCAGTTTTCAAAGCAAAAACCCACAACCTGAAGGGTGTGGGTTTTTGCTTATCGTTTTCCATGCAAGCTCAAAGAGCGGAATTGACGCGCTTGTTCTTCAATCCGCTCGGCAAGGCGATCGCACACGAGATTACACAGCTCGAAAATCAGCGGATCTTCCACACGATAATAAGCCGAAGTGCCTTCCGTGCGACGACTGAGGATTCCCGCTTGCAGCATAACTTTCAGATGTTTAGAGACATTCGCCTGACTGGTGGAGGTGGCATCCACTAACTCTTGTACACATTTTTCACCATTTCTGAGTAAGTTTAAGAGCTTCAAGCGCATGGGCTCACTCAAAATACTGAAATATTCCGCCACTTGTTGCAATACCTCTGGGGGTAAGGGTTGCGCTCGTTTCATGGCTGGTCCTAAAGAATTACCCATATTTATATGGTCCTATTGTAACAGTAAACCGATTTATGACAATTAAGTAATTAAAGGGAGTGAACTCAAGAGTCGATTGTCTTGAGAGCAAGGCAATCGACTCACTCATGGAGGCGGGAAAACATTACTCGGGGCTAATCCGCATTAAAGGCTGACCGTATTCTACCGGAGTGCCATTTTCGACCAAAATTTCCACCACTTGTCCGGAAACCTCAGCCTCGATTTCATTCATCAACTTCATCGCCTCAATGATGCAGACGGTTTGGCCGAGTTTGATGCGATCGCCCACGGCGACAAATGGCGGTTCATCAGGAGAGGGAGAGCGATAGAAGGTCCCCACCATTGGGGAAATGACCTCCAAAAACTTGCGATCGTTCGTCACTGGAGCCGGAGCAGCGACACTGGGACCTCCAGGAGCATTCCCCTCCGTCGGCCCAGGGGTCCCCGACGAGGTAGGGGCTGTCGGAATAGCAGGCTTAACCGGGGGACTTGAAGGGGCGATCGCCCCAGTTCCCTCAGTCGCCAGGATCAACCCCGGATCAACCGGGATCCCCACCCGCTCGGCAATTAACCTATCCTTGCGTAGGGTCAGCTCAAAATCGCCACTTTTTAAAATCAGCTCAGAAATATCCGTTCCATTGAAAGCCCCAAGCAGCTCACTCAGTTGGCTTAAATCCAGTTGCACAGTTTCTTTGACCCCGTAAAATCAACGTTATTCTTCTCTAGTTTTTCCCCATCGAGCCCAAGGGAGGGCGATCGCCTCGGTTTCCCCGGGATAAACCCACCGCGATCGCCCTCCAAGGCAGCCCAGGAGAGGGAATAAACACCACTCTCCGGAGTGCAAAGACGCACGAGGACTGACCGCTAGTCGGTAAGCGCGAAACTCTATGATTCTCGGCCCAGATAGGAATCGTTGCGGGTATCGATTTTAATCCGTTCACCGATCGTTATGAACAAGGGAACCATCACCTCAGCCCCAGTTTCCACCGTCGCGGGTTTAGTTCCACCCGTTGCGGTATCCCCTTTGATGCCCGGATCGGTTTGTGTCACTTCCAAAACGACCGAGTTGGGCAGTTCAACTTCCAGCACTTGTTCGCCCCAACGGACGACGTTTACTTCCATCCCTTCCTTGAGATACTTGACGCGATCGCCAATTTGCTGTTCACTCAAACGGGTCTCTTCATAGCTTCCCATATCCATAAACACTAACTGTTCACCTTCTCTATAGGTGTACTGCATCGTATTTTTTTCTAACGTCGCTTGTGGCACGCTCTCTGCCGCACGAAACGTGCGCTCAATCACACTGCCATTCTGGACATTCTTTAATTTCGTGCGAACAAAGGCCGAGCCTTTACCGGGTTTGACATGGAGGAATTCAACCACCCGCCACACAACCCCATCTAATTCAATTGTGACGCCGGTGCGAAAGTCGTTACTGGAAATCATGAATCTTTATTCGTGGAGAATAATCGGGATTTTATTTTACCGCGAATTCTCCCCTTCAATGGTATTGGATCAAATTCCCACTTTCCGATCCCCTCCCATCCGGACCCAGAAATTCCCCGAGATGCCCCTGTGCAACTTCCCCCAGTATGGGAAGATTGATCCATGCCGATTAAAAAGGATTCAGAGATATATTGATGCTGGCTTCAAGTCAAAAAATTACAAATTTATGGCAACGCGGCCTCAAAGCCGCTTTAATGGTCGTGCTAATGACCAGTCTCTCCCTGGGATTAAGCTCCGCTTGGTGGGATGGCGGCGACAGTTCCACCCCCAACCGCACCAGCGTACTCCCCCAAGGAAATGCCATCACCGATGGTAAAGCCCTCTTACGATATGCCTTACCCATTGAAAATTCAGCAATTCGCGAGGCCCAAAGTAGTTTAGAAGATATCTCCCAGCAACTGCGGGGCAAACGCTGGAGTCCCATAACCAGTGATATCACCAAAGCTGCCGGAATTTTTACCAATCGCGAGGCGGATATCTTGAAGGATATTCCCGAATCGCAACAAGCGAATGCGAGTGCTATCCTCGCCCAAATTAAAGAGGAAATTGGCACCTTGCGATCATCCGTCGAGGTTCAGGATAAACCCGCTACCCAGGATGGGCGCGATCGCCTCCTGGATTTAGTCGGCCAACTCGAAGAAATGATGGTCGCCGAATTCCCTTATCAAGTCCCCGCAGAATACAGCCATCTGCCTCAACTTCTGGGCCGCGCCACCGTCGCTGTCGAAACCAACAAAGGCAATCTCACCGTGGTCCTAGACGGATATAGCGCCCCGGTGACCTCCGGCAACTTTGTAGACCTCGTTCAGCGCGGATTTTACGATGGCCTAGAATTTATTCGTTCAGAAGATTTCTATGTCCTCCAAACCGGGGATCCGGTAGGACCCAACCAAGGCTTTATTGACCCCGATACGGGAGAATATCGTAATATTCCCCTGGAAATCTTCGTCCGTGGGGATAAACAGCCCACCTATGGAATTACCTTGGAAGAGGCGGGACGATTCCGAGAACAGCCAGTCCTCCCCTTCTCCGCTTTTGGGACCGTCGCAATGGCCCGCCCGGAAGATGACCCCGATGGCGGTTCTTCCCAGTTTTTCTTCTTCCTATTTGAACCGGAGTTAACCCCTGCGGGTCTCAATTTGCTGGATGGTCGGTATTCGGTCTTTGGCTATGTGGTCGAAGGGAAGGAAATTTTAGAAAAGCTCAAACAGGGGGATCAGATTCTTTCGATGAAAGTGGTCCAAGGGATGGAAAATTTCGTTCCCGCCCAAGCAAGTTAAGGGTTTAGGGTGGAGAGAAACTGCCGATTTGCCGCAGTTTGAAAGCAGAAGTCTAGTGGAAGCATCCACTAGACTTTACTATTTTTGGGGAGGTTATAAACAGGGTGAAGAAGGAGCCAGAGAATTCCCTTTCGGTTCGAGAGTTGGGGGAACAGGGACTGTTAAAACGATTGCATCGATTTTGTCCACCGGAGTGGGTGGGGGATGATGCAGCAGCGATCGCCATGACAGCGGAACCGAATCGGTCGTTGGTGGTGACGACGGATATGTTGGTGGATGGGGTGCATTTTAGCGATCGCACCACCTCGGCGGAAGATGTGGGATGGAGGGCGGCAGCGGCAAATTTATCGGATTTAGCCGCAATGGGTGCTACTCCGTTAGCCATCACCGTCAGTTTAGGATTGCTGGGGGATACTCCTGTGTCTTGGGTGGAGGGGGTTTATACCGGGATGGTGAGTTGTCTGGATGCTTATCAGACTGCGATCGCCGGTGGAGATGTTTGTCAGTCTCCGGTGAATGTCATTTCGATTACCGCTTTCGGTTGGGTACCCACGGACCGGACGATTCGACGGCAGAATGGGAAACCCGGGGATGCGATCGTCGTTACCGGGGTGCATGGAGCCTCCCGTGCGGGATTAGAATTATTGCTGCATCCGGAAACGGGACAAGATTGGTTAGAAGAAGAGATTCGCGAATTAATTACCGCCCATCAGCGTCCGAATCCGCGCCTGGATGTGTTACCGATCCTGTGGGAGGTGATGGGGGAGGGGGGAGAAATAGCGGGAATGGATAGTTCCGATGGGTTAGCCGATGCGATCGTCCAGATTACCCGAGCCAGTGGGGTCGGCGCGACCCTAGAGCGGGGTTTGATTCCCGTGCCAGCCCCTTTAAAGCAGAGAGTGGGGGAAGAACGGGCAGTGGAGTGGGCTTTATATGGGGGAGAAGATTTTGAACTCGTGCTGTGCTTACCCCCTTTAGTAGCGCGGGAGTTCGTAGAACGAGTTGGAAATGGAGCGGTAATTGTGGGGAGCTTAACAAAAAGCACCAGGGTTTGTCTAACTGACTCCACTGGTGCTTATGCTGACGAAGTGATCACTCAAAGTTTGAGTTTTCAGCATTTTTAAGCTGAAGGTGACGAGTTTTGAATAGTGAACGAATCCGTCCGAAATCAAAACTCATTGCCTGCTTAGTTTTATGCTTACCATTTTTGAGCGACGAGTTCGGCCAAGTCAACCACACGCTGAGAGTAACCCCACTCATTATCGTACCAGCCGATGATTTTCACCATGTTTCCATCCATGACCATCGTCAAGCTGGCATCGACAATAGACGATGCATCATGACCTTTATAGTCAGAGGAAACTAAAGGTTCATCACTGTATTCCAAAATGCCTTTCATCGGACCTTTAGCGGCTGCTTCTAAGACTTCATTGACTTGTTCGGCAAAGGTATTTTTCTCAACTTGAGCCACAAAATCTACGACCGAAACGTTCGGTGTTGGCACACGCATGGCGATGCCGTTCAACTTACCGGACATCTCTGGAATGACTAAAGCCACGGCTTTAGCTGCACCAGTGGAAGTCGGGACGATATTGAGTGCAGCAGCACGAGCCCGACGCACATCGCGGTGGCTGGCATCCAGCAACCGTTGGTCGCCAGTGTAGCTGTGGGTTGTGGTCATCATGCCTTTGATGATGCCAAAGTTGTCGTTGATGACCTTAACGATCGGAGCCAAACAGTTCGTTGTACAACTGGCATTACTGATGATGTCGTACTCGTTGGGGTCGTACTTATCATGGTTAACTCCCATGACAAAAGTGCCAACTTTGCTGCCTTTTCCAGGAGCAGTAATCAACACCTTTTTTGCACCTGCTTGAATATGCTTTGAGGCACCTTCTTCGGTTACGAAGACCCCGGTGGATTCAATAACCAAATCAACTCCCCAAGCAGCCCAGGGCAAGTTTAAGGGATTGCGATCGGAGACACATTTAATGGTCTTGCCGTTGACAGTAATGGAGTTTTCATCGGCACTAATGTCAGCATCCAACGTTCCCAACATGGAGTCATATTTGAGTAGATGGGCGTTGGTGCTTGGGTCGGATGTGTCGTTCACACCGACCAGTTCGAGTTGGCTGTTGGATCTGGTTAACCAGCAGCGCAGGAAGTTGCGTCCGATACGTCCAAAACCGTTAATCGCTACTCTAATCACTGCGTCTTGCCCCTTTCTTTAATGTAAAACTGCCTAACGTAATGAACCCAATCATATCGCAACAGGTGTAAATTTCGATCAGATTTTTTAAAGTCTGGGGATCGAGC containing:
- the accB gene encoding acetyl-CoA carboxylase biotin carboxyl carrier protein; this translates as MQLDLSQLSELLGAFNGTDISELILKSGDFELTLRKDRLIAERVGIPVDPGLILATEGTGAIAPSSPPVKPAIPTAPTSSGTPGPTEGNAPGGPSVAAPAPVTNDRKFLEVISPMVGTFYRSPSPDEPPFVAVGDRIKLGQTVCIIEAMKLMNEIEAEVSGQVVEILVENGTPVEYGQPLMRISPE
- a CDS encoding peptidylprolyl isomerase, with product MLASSQKITNLWQRGLKAALMVVLMTSLSLGLSSAWWDGGDSSTPNRTSVLPQGNAITDGKALLRYALPIENSAIREAQSSLEDISQQLRGKRWSPITSDITKAAGIFTNREADILKDIPESQQANASAILAQIKEEIGTLRSSVEVQDKPATQDGRDRLLDLVGQLEEMMVAEFPYQVPAEYSHLPQLLGRATVAVETNKGNLTVVLDGYSAPVTSGNFVDLVQRGFYDGLEFIRSEDFYVLQTGDPVGPNQGFIDPDTGEYRNIPLEIFVRGDKQPTYGITLEEAGRFREQPVLPFSAFGTVAMARPEDDPDGGSSQFFFFLFEPELTPAGLNLLDGRYSVFGYVVEGKEILEKLKQGDQILSMKVVQGMENFVPAQAS
- a CDS encoding Calx-beta domain-containing protein, which gives rise to MAPLLGSDKNDTLTGTPEIDSILGFSGDDILEGFDGDDRLNGNQGNDTVFGGNGNDIVRGGKDGDRLFGTLGDDTCFGDLGNDTLFGGDGNDFLIGDQGPEANFGGDGSDFLGGELGNDTLLGLAGEDSLDGGEGADELNGNRGNDTVIGGAGNDILRGGKDNDLVMGGLGDDRLYGDIGIDTLTGAEGNDTFFLRKNLGGTAIASADVITDFTDGIDKIALIEGLTFTDLELIQGTENNSSDVLLRDKSNGQFLAVLQSVDLGTLDAEDFINLATLNFSDSNFSVNEDGTTEAAVTVTRNGGEGTVGVTISASSNEAIALEDYDNTPVLINFAPGETQKTVTIPIVNDPQLESTESLYLTLLNPTGEAVIGIQNTAVLDIIDDDTQLPKLTFRNPNPTPGDNFGAELVPLGQNLFIGAPGKNSPNAVPGVVYWFDGTTGELLQTFNSPTSSVGDRFGISIAAQGNLVLIGAPRDATGGLGSGIAYLFDVDTGAVVQTLRSPSPNPGDSFGFSVAFIGNNLLIGDGGVASGNQSGSGAAYLFDPSGNLLQTFLNPEPYSLDGFGQEVAALGNNALIAAPFDDGNGFNSGRVYLLDPATGALLQTFNSPAPNQSDAFGVSLAPVGNRILVGAEGADLFSGAAYLIDGSTGEMLLSFSNPSSESYEGFGTSVAAIADNFLIGAPGVNPSTTNEGSAYLFDGTTGELVTTFRNPFPERTEGFGAAVTGIGDSMAIAAPGWIFGSDPGEVYLF
- a CDS encoding GerMN domain-containing protein; its protein translation is MQNGQTRRIPLGVIATLCAVVVAAGGGTAWWAVNSQKDLTLNGMNPVPTQPRDPGVNIPVTQDPNLTPPTALNPIEQSVQIYVVQDNGTQFELASVPVSVQATEEPEAVLKAAFDRLVTQPPNGAGFSAIPPGTQVLNVEVKENGIYVNLSPEFTSGGGSSSMTARLGQVVYTATTLDPNASVWISVDGEPLEVLGGEGLDIPLPITRTIFESEFPL
- a CDS encoding type I glyceraldehyde-3-phosphate dehydrogenase translates to MIRVAINGFGRIGRNFLRCWLTRSNSQLELVGVNDTSDPSTNAHLLKYDSMLGTLDADISADENSITVNGKTIKCVSDRNPLNLPWAAWGVDLVIESTGVFVTEEGASKHIQAGAKKVLITAPGKGSKVGTFVMGVNHDKYDPNEYDIISNASCTTNCLAPIVKVINDNFGIIKGMMTTTHSYTGDQRLLDASHRDVRRARAAALNIVPTSTGAAKAVALVIPEMSGKLNGIAMRVPTPNVSVVDFVAQVEKNTFAEQVNEVLEAAAKGPMKGILEYSDEPLVSSDYKGHDASSIVDASLTMVMDGNMVKIIGWYDNEWGYSQRVVDLAELVAQKW
- the thiL gene encoding thiamine-phosphate kinase; the encoded protein is MKKEPENSLSVRELGEQGLLKRLHRFCPPEWVGDDAAAIAMTAEPNRSLVVTTDMLVDGVHFSDRTTSAEDVGWRAAAANLSDLAAMGATPLAITVSLGLLGDTPVSWVEGVYTGMVSCLDAYQTAIAGGDVCQSPVNVISITAFGWVPTDRTIRRQNGKPGDAIVVTGVHGASRAGLELLLHPETGQDWLEEEIRELITAHQRPNPRLDVLPILWEVMGEGGEIAGMDSSDGLADAIVQITRASGVGATLERGLIPVPAPLKQRVGEERAVEWALYGGEDFELVLCLPPLVAREFVERVGNGAVIVGSLTKSTRVCLTDSTGAYADEVITQSLSFQHF
- the efp gene encoding elongation factor P, which codes for MISSNDFRTGVTIELDGVVWRVVEFLHVKPGKGSAFVRTKLKNVQNGSVIERTFRAAESVPQATLEKNTMQYTYREGEQLVFMDMGSYEETRLSEQQIGDRVKYLKEGMEVNVVRWGEQVLEVELPNSVVLEVTQTDPGIKGDTATGGTKPATVETGAEVMVPLFITIGERIKIDTRNDSYLGRES
- a CDS encoding LmeA family phospholipid-binding protein gives rise to the protein MELLTLVLTGILTLVSPVGVTFDNIAERDIREALHDAEQLEVRLDNAPNYSLLRGNIQRLRFAGRGLYVTPELRIDTVEIESDPIAVDINRLNQEDRRSIPRFLREPLQGAMRVVITEADLNRALRSPAAAEPLRELGIGITRTNDPEAQRDPQRFQIVNPEVEFLANNRVRFQLEIADRRDNESVQIVVETGLASINGARIQAINPTIWINNEEAPPQLITIFSRILDRALDLRKYEDRGLFARFLKFELSPDLLEVAAFIRIDQPDALSVLTRE
- a CDS encoding ArsR/SmtB family transcription factor, with protein sequence MKRAQPLPPEVLQQVAEYFSILSEPMRLKLLNLLRNGEKCVQELVDATSTSQANVSKHLKVMLQAGILSRRTEGTSAYYRVEDPLIFELCNLVCDRLAERIEEQARQFRSLSLHGKR